In the Rhodobacteraceae bacterium M382 genome, one interval contains:
- a CDS encoding DUF3299 domain-containing protein, translated as MMKTLALALAASLAFTIAHPAGASEPLEITWVDLLPEERPYHDPFAELEYSQISDLAELYRIEILKPSEESDTMPARAAVIREKLASQGLDPDQLFKQRDIVMNQRKLAATEPNVDLIGKVVRLPGYLLPLEMVDQKTIEFLLVPTVGACIHTPPPPANQMVFVRYDEGFDVDELYKPVWISGEMRAQSHSNALHLVDGQADIETTYFVEAMSVDIYK; from the coding sequence GTGATGAAAACACTGGCGCTTGCTCTTGCAGCTTCTCTTGCATTTACCATTGCGCATCCTGCCGGAGCGTCGGAGCCGCTTGAAATCACCTGGGTGGATCTGCTGCCCGAAGAACGGCCCTACCATGATCCTTTTGCAGAGCTGGAGTACAGCCAGATCAGCGATCTTGCTGAGTTGTATCGCATCGAGATTTTGAAGCCCTCTGAAGAAAGTGACACTATGCCAGCCAGGGCCGCAGTGATCCGGGAAAAACTCGCGTCTCAGGGACTGGATCCTGACCAGTTGTTCAAGCAGCGCGACATTGTGATGAATCAGCGCAAATTGGCCGCAACCGAGCCAAATGTTGATCTGATTGGAAAAGTCGTGCGGTTGCCGGGGTATTTGTTGCCCTTGGAAATGGTCGATCAGAAAACAATCGAATTTCTGCTCGTTCCGACCGTCGGTGCCTGTATCCACACTCCTCCGCCTCCTGCAAACCAGATGGTTTTTGTGCGCTATGACGAGGGCTTTGATGTGGATGAGCTGTACAAACCAGTTTGGATCAGCGGCGAAATGCGCGCCCAAAGCCACTCGAATGCGCTGCATCTGGTGGACGGGCAAGCTGACATCGAAACGACCTATTTCGTAGAAGCCATGTCGGTGGACATCTATAAGTAG
- a CDS encoding CoA-acylating methylmalonate-semialdehyde dehydrogenase: protein MQDASPIALIGHYINGQITVPSGQNTQPVFNPATGAQTGKVSLADVQTVDDAVAAAKAAFPKWSNTPPIRRARLMNNFLALVREHKDDLARAITVEHGKVFTDAQGEVERGIDIIEFACGIPQLLKGDYTEQVSTGMDNWTTRQALGVVAGITPFNFPVMVPMWMFPIAIAAGNTFILKPSPTDPSASLFYADLMKKAGFPDGVFNVVQGDKVSVDALLENDDVKAVSFVGSTPIANYIYEVGARHGKRVQALGGAKNHMLVMPDADMNKTADALIGAAFGSAGERCMAISVALLVGDAADRLMPVLKERAETLKIKNGLELDAEMGPIVTAAARDRIKGYIDSGVEDGADLLVDGREYTVEGHESGYFLGGTLFDNVTPDMKIYKEEIFGPVLSCVRVSSFAEGLQLINDHEFGNGVSLFTRDGNAAREFGKQVQVGMVGVNVPIPVPMAWHGFGGWKKSLFGDMHAYGEEGVRFYTKQKSIMQRWPESISDGAEFVMPTAK from the coding sequence ATGCAAGATGCATCCCCGATCGCTTTGATCGGCCACTACATTAATGGCCAAATCACTGTTCCTTCCGGCCAAAACACTCAGCCGGTGTTCAACCCCGCAACCGGGGCGCAAACCGGTAAAGTATCGCTGGCCGATGTCCAAACCGTGGACGACGCAGTGGCCGCTGCCAAAGCAGCCTTTCCAAAATGGTCGAACACGCCGCCCATTCGCCGTGCTCGCCTGATGAACAATTTCCTGGCCCTGGTCCGCGAACACAAAGACGATCTGGCCCGCGCCATTACTGTCGAGCACGGCAAGGTCTTTACCGATGCGCAAGGTGAAGTCGAGCGTGGCATTGATATCATCGAGTTTGCCTGCGGCATCCCGCAACTCCTCAAGGGCGACTACACGGAACAAGTGTCCACTGGCATGGACAATTGGACCACGCGTCAAGCGTTGGGCGTTGTTGCCGGGATCACTCCCTTTAACTTCCCGGTCATGGTGCCGATGTGGATGTTCCCGATCGCTATCGCCGCAGGAAATACCTTTATCCTGAAACCGTCGCCGACCGACCCGTCCGCATCGTTGTTCTATGCGGACCTGATGAAAAAGGCCGGGTTCCCCGATGGCGTATTCAACGTTGTTCAGGGTGACAAGGTTTCCGTGGATGCGCTGTTGGAAAACGATGACGTCAAGGCGGTGTCCTTTGTCGGTTCGACCCCGATTGCCAACTATATTTACGAAGTAGGTGCGCGGCACGGCAAGCGGGTTCAGGCCCTTGGCGGTGCGAAAAACCATATGCTGGTGATGCCGGACGCTGACATGAACAAAACGGCAGACGCGCTGATCGGCGCAGCCTTTGGTTCTGCTGGTGAACGCTGCATGGCGATTTCGGTTGCCCTTCTGGTTGGCGACGCCGCTGACAGGCTGATGCCGGTTCTCAAAGAGCGTGCTGAAACGCTGAAGATCAAGAACGGCCTCGAACTGGACGCCGAGATGGGCCCGATTGTTACCGCTGCGGCGCGTGACCGGATCAAAGGCTACATCGACTCGGGTGTCGAAGACGGTGCCGACCTCCTGGTGGATGGCCGTGAATATACCGTCGAAGGACACGAAAGCGGCTACTTCCTGGGTGGTACCCTGTTCGACAATGTCACCCCGGACATGAAGATCTACAAGGAAGAGATTTTCGGCCCGGTTCTGTCCTGTGTCCGTGTCTCAAGCTTTGCCGAAGGTCTGCAACTGATCAACGACCACGAGTTCGGCAACGGCGTGTCGCTGTTCACCCGTGATGGCAACGCTGCGCGTGAATTCGGCAAGCAGGTTCAGGTCGGCATGGTCGGTGTCAATGTCCCGATCCCGGTTCCGATGGCCTGGCACGGTTTTGGCGGCTGGAAGAAGAGCCTGTTCGGCGACATGCACGCCTATGGCGAAGAAGGTGTTCGTTTCTACACCAAACAGAAATCCATCATGCAGCGCTGGCCTGAAAGCATCTCGGATGGTGCCGAATTCGTCATGCCAACAGCAAAATGA
- a CDS encoding ABC transporter permease — protein sequence MLDLCLKSLLNRRFVAALTILSIALSVALILGVERLRTEARAGFANSVSGVDLIVAARGNDVQILMATVFGVGSTGTGLSWESYEMVENMPGIDWTVPLMMGDSHRGYPVVGTSEAYFERFRYSGGQSLTFAQGRAFDTSMGAVVGADVARAFGYGPGTEIVNAHGSGEVSFDIHDEAPFTISGVLAVTGTAVDRMVFVSLKGFDALHEDAVPENADPFAKLGGSDDGDEQLLLQDEHEEHEHETGHAAEGDHAAHTDHVAEADHSEHDDSGNEEPHDANAHAAHDEQGHDDHGHEPATINAIFAGLKSKTAILSVQRQLSEYRGDALTAVLPNVALLQLWSITGTAETALRLMAGAVALAGVIGMVVMLSATLDARRREFAILRSVGATPRAIFTLIMLEAVLLLLTGVILGYILLTTVMMAANPVLMANFGLKVGFGLPSFREALLIAFVFCSGLVAGAIPAFRVYRMTLADGLSLRL from the coding sequence ATGCTTGATCTCTGCTTGAAAAGCTTGCTCAACCGACGGTTTGTTGCCGCTTTGACCATCCTGAGCATCGCGCTTAGCGTTGCGCTGATCCTTGGTGTTGAAAGGCTGCGTACCGAGGCACGCGCCGGCTTTGCAAACTCGGTTTCAGGCGTGGACCTGATCGTGGCCGCACGCGGCAATGACGTGCAAATCCTGATGGCGACTGTTTTTGGCGTTGGCTCGACCGGAACGGGCCTCAGCTGGGAAAGCTACGAGATGGTTGAGAACATGCCCGGCATCGACTGGACGGTGCCGCTCATGATGGGCGATTCCCACCGTGGCTATCCGGTCGTGGGCACTTCCGAGGCTTATTTTGAACGCTTTCGCTACAGTGGTGGACAATCTTTGACCTTTGCACAGGGGCGTGCTTTTGACACTTCGATGGGCGCCGTCGTTGGGGCCGATGTTGCGCGGGCTTTTGGTTATGGTCCTGGAACTGAAATCGTAAATGCCCACGGATCCGGAGAGGTGTCATTCGATATTCACGACGAAGCACCATTCACGATCAGCGGCGTCCTGGCAGTGACCGGAACTGCCGTTGATCGAATGGTCTTCGTGTCGCTCAAAGGCTTTGACGCTTTGCACGAAGACGCGGTGCCCGAAAACGCCGACCCCTTCGCGAAATTGGGAGGATCTGATGACGGTGATGAGCAGCTGCTGTTACAGGATGAACACGAGGAACACGAACACGAGACAGGGCACGCCGCAGAAGGCGATCACGCAGCACACACAGATCACGTGGCTGAGGCAGATCACAGTGAACATGACGATAGTGGGAACGAGGAGCCACACGACGCCAACGCACATGCCGCCCACGATGAACAGGGGCACGATGATCACGGGCACGAGCCCGCCACAATCAATGCGATTTTTGCGGGGCTCAAGAGCAAGACCGCAATTCTATCAGTCCAACGCCAGCTTTCCGAATATCGCGGCGATGCGCTGACGGCGGTCCTGCCCAATGTCGCGCTGCTCCAACTTTGGTCAATAACGGGCACCGCTGAAACAGCCTTGCGCCTGATGGCAGGCGCGGTGGCGCTGGCGGGGGTTATTGGTATGGTGGTGATGCTGTCAGCAACGCTTGACGCGCGGCGGCGTGAATTCGCCATTCTGCGCTCGGTTGGGGCGACACCTCGCGCGATCTTTACACTGATAATGCTCGAGGCGGTGCTTCTGTTATTGACGGGGGTTATCCTTGGCTACATCCTGCTGACCACAGTTATGATGGCGGCCAACCCAGTTCTGATGGCGAATTTCGGGCTTAAGGTCGGCTTTGGGCTGCCAAGTTTTCGTGAGGCCCTTCTCATAGCGTTTGTTTTCTGCTCTGGTCTGGTTGCTGGCGCTATTCCGGCATTTCGAGTTTACCGGATGACTTTGGCAGACGGGCTGTCATTGCGGCTTTAA
- a CDS encoding biotin/lipoyl-binding protein: MIELILTSFPLVIRIMYLRWRGIPVTLYNVHRAVFLWFVIAVALFFTVFYYYPKSYTGLVPFRIVPVVAENGGTVTQVLVKPGDHVATGDLLFTVENTSEQAAVDVAEHQVVELQNAIEAGEVEVRTAQAVLKGAEAGLAQIELSLADQTALKDRNSAAFRENEFERAQNTRLARLSEVEAARTQLESASLKVTSVLPAQLETAESMLEQAQAELAKTRVYAVVDGTVEQLTLNVGARAGQTALSAAMVIVPDDRADPTSEVAAGFSQVASAVLYEGMAAEIACDSNFNASMRNTVLPARLVRLQEVIAAGQIKPTGYLMETSERAQRGEIVAHFKLVHPEHTELLIDGSGCMVQAYTTHVTGPLEGSVLAHVIEALGALKAILLRIKVWVALASGIGLTGGGH, translated from the coding sequence ATGATCGAACTCATACTCACCTCATTCCCGTTGGTGATCCGGATCATGTATCTGCGCTGGCGCGGGATTCCTGTCACGCTCTATAATGTGCATCGGGCTGTATTCTTGTGGTTCGTCATTGCCGTCGCCCTATTCTTTACGGTTTTCTATTATTACCCCAAATCCTACACCGGTTTGGTTCCTTTCAGGATTGTGCCGGTGGTTGCCGAAAATGGTGGTACGGTCACGCAGGTGCTGGTCAAACCTGGCGATCATGTTGCCACGGGGGATCTGCTTTTCACTGTCGAAAACACCAGTGAGCAGGCTGCAGTGGATGTTGCCGAACACCAAGTGGTTGAGCTGCAGAACGCCATCGAAGCCGGCGAGGTCGAAGTGCGAACGGCGCAGGCTGTTCTAAAGGGCGCTGAAGCCGGGCTTGCCCAGATTGAATTGTCGTTGGCGGATCAAACTGCCCTGAAGGACCGCAATTCTGCGGCCTTCAGAGAGAATGAATTCGAACGGGCTCAGAACACGCGGTTGGCGCGTCTGTCCGAAGTCGAAGCCGCCCGGACACAGCTTGAGTCGGCGAGCCTCAAGGTGACGTCAGTTTTGCCTGCGCAACTTGAAACAGCTGAATCCATGCTGGAACAGGCGCAGGCTGAGCTGGCGAAAACCCGGGTTTATGCCGTGGTCGACGGGACGGTTGAACAATTGACGTTGAACGTTGGCGCGCGTGCCGGGCAAACCGCACTGAGCGCCGCGATGGTGATTGTGCCGGACGACAGGGCCGATCCGACGTCGGAGGTTGCAGCAGGATTTTCCCAAGTGGCCAGCGCAGTTCTGTACGAAGGAATGGCCGCTGAAATCGCGTGTGACAGCAATTTCAACGCCAGTATGCGCAATACAGTGCTGCCTGCCAGGTTGGTTCGCTTGCAAGAGGTCATTGCTGCAGGTCAAATCAAGCCGACCGGGTATCTCATGGAAACTTCAGAGCGGGCTCAGCGGGGCGAGATTGTTGCGCACTTCAAACTTGTACATCCAGAGCATACCGAGCTCTTGATCGATGGCAGTGGCTGTATGGTGCAAGCCTATACAACGCATGTAACCGGCCCGCTGGAGGGAAGTGTTCTGGCCCATGTGATCGAAGCATTGGGGGCGCTCAAGGCGATTTTGTTGCGCATCAAGGTCTGGGTCGCTCTGGCATCCGGTATCGGGCTCACAGGGGGAGGCCATTGA
- a CDS encoding arylsulfatase codes for MKLSPLKSLASALSVFSVVATMPALAAAQDKPNILVIWGDDIGQSNISAYTMGLMGYRTPNIDRIASEGMIFTDYYGEQSCTAGRSSYIMGQSVFRTGLSKVGLPGAELGMRVEDPTIAGLLKAEGYVTGQFGKNHLGDRDEMLPSNHGFDEFFGNLYHLNAEEEPENVDYPGDTVLADGRTFREAYGPRGVVRSSADGKIEDTGPLTKKRMETVDDETVAAAIDFMARSVEQEKPFYIWWNGTRMHFRTHVKDELRGISGQDEYSDGMVEHDRHVGMLLDKVDELGIADNTIVHYSTDNGPHYNTWPDAASTPFFGEKNTNWEGGWRVPSMVRWPGKIDAGSVSNEIMHHMDWLPTYLAAAGNPDIKDQLKAGGVQAIGREYKVHLDGYNFLPFLTGEAEEGPRHEIFYFSDDGDLTALRYDDWKMIFLEQKAYSTLRAWIEPWTELRIPLIFNLRRDPYERSYRTSNTYYDWLLDRAYLLVPAQNYVGQFLATFQEFPPRQKAASFSLDQVMEKMTTNHGSN; via the coding sequence ATGAAACTCAGTCCATTAAAATCTCTGGCCAGTGCGCTATCCGTATTTTCGGTTGTCGCAACGATGCCAGCGCTTGCTGCCGCGCAAGACAAACCAAATATTCTGGTCATCTGGGGCGATGATATCGGCCAATCCAACATCTCGGCCTACACGATGGGTCTGATGGGATACCGGACACCCAATATCGACCGGATCGCTTCGGAAGGCATGATCTTTACCGACTACTACGGGGAACAATCCTGTACGGCGGGTCGCTCTTCATACATCATGGGACAATCCGTGTTCCGGACCGGCCTGTCAAAGGTGGGTCTGCCGGGTGCAGAGCTGGGTATGCGGGTCGAAGATCCAACCATCGCAGGATTGCTCAAGGCCGAAGGTTACGTGACCGGCCAGTTTGGCAAAAACCATCTGGGCGACCGGGACGAAATGCTGCCCTCCAATCATGGCTTTGATGAATTCTTTGGTAACCTTTATCACCTGAACGCCGAAGAAGAGCCCGAGAATGTCGATTATCCTGGCGATACGGTTCTGGCCGATGGTCGAACCTTCCGCGAGGCATACGGCCCGCGTGGTGTTGTACGGTCCTCGGCAGATGGCAAGATCGAAGACACCGGTCCACTGACCAAAAAGCGCATGGAAACCGTAGATGATGAAACCGTGGCTGCGGCCATTGATTTCATGGCACGGTCCGTCGAACAGGAAAAACCGTTCTACATCTGGTGGAATGGCACACGCATGCATTTCCGCACCCATGTCAAAGACGAGCTGCGCGGCATTTCCGGTCAGGATGAGTATTCTGACGGCATGGTCGAACATGATCGTCATGTCGGCATGCTGCTGGACAAGGTCGATGAACTGGGCATTGCCGACAATACCATCGTGCATTATTCGACTGACAACGGCCCCCATTACAACACGTGGCCCGATGCGGCATCGACCCCCTTCTTTGGGGAAAAGAACACCAATTGGGAAGGTGGATGGCGTGTACCGTCGATGGTGCGCTGGCCTGGCAAGATCGACGCCGGAAGCGTGTCCAACGAGATCATGCACCACATGGATTGGCTGCCCACCTACTTGGCAGCAGCTGGCAACCCGGACATCAAAGACCAGCTGAAAGCTGGTGGTGTTCAGGCAATCGGGCGTGAATACAAGGTGCATCTGGACGGCTACAATTTCTTGCCCTTCCTGACTGGTGAAGCCGAAGAAGGACCTCGTCACGAAATCTTCTATTTTTCGGACGATGGCGACCTGACCGCGCTGCGCTATGACGACTGGAAAATGATCTTCCTGGAGCAGAAGGCCTATTCGACCCTGCGGGCCTGGATCGAACCTTGGACCGAACTGCGTATTCCGCTGATCTTCAACCTTCGTCGCGACCCTTATGAACGGTCGTACCGCACCTCGAACACCTATTATGATTGGCTGTTGGATCGTGCCTATCTGCTGGTGCCCGCACAGAATTATGTCGGGCAATTCCTGGCCACTTTCCAGGAGTTCCCACCGCGGCAAAAAGCAGCTTCATTCTCTCTTGATCAGGTGATGGAGAAAATGACGACGAACCACGGCAGCAACTAA
- a CDS encoding aspartate aminotransferase family protein → MSSFWMPFSANRDFLREPRMIHSAEGMYYTSSDGRQIMDGTAGLWCVNAGHRDPLIVEAVQKQVHELDYAPNFQFSHPQAFELSAKLTSMMPDGMSHAFFTNSGSESVDTALKIALHYHRMRGDGARTRLIGRERGYHGTGFGGISVGGIVKNRMHFGTLLTGVDHLRHTHDLEKNAFSRGCPEHGAELADDLERLVALHDASTIAAVIVEPMAGSTGVLLPPKGYLKRLREICDRHGILLIFDEVITAFGRLGAATAAEYFDVKPDIITTAKGLTNGVIPMGAVIVSDEIYSSAMDNADAPIELFHGYTYSANPVSCAAALATLESYEQNDLFRRAALLSGPWEEQLHNLKDLPNVIDIRNLGLVGAIELAPRDGAPGARGYDAMKRAWDAGIMIRVTGDIIALSPPLIISEPEITKLCQTLGEVLADLP, encoded by the coding sequence ATGTCATCGTTTTGGATGCCGTTTTCGGCCAATCGTGATTTCCTTCGTGAGCCCCGCATGATCCATTCCGCCGAAGGGATGTATTACACCAGCTCCGATGGCCGCCAAATCATGGACGGCACCGCCGGACTGTGGTGTGTCAACGCGGGTCACCGTGATCCGCTGATCGTTGAAGCGGTACAGAAACAGGTGCACGAGCTGGATTATGCACCAAATTTCCAGTTCTCTCATCCGCAGGCTTTCGAGCTGTCGGCAAAGCTGACGTCGATGATGCCGGACGGGATGAGCCACGCGTTCTTTACCAATTCGGGGTCCGAATCCGTTGATACCGCGCTCAAGATTGCTCTGCATTACCACCGGATGCGTGGGGACGGGGCGCGCACGCGTTTGATCGGCCGCGAACGCGGATATCATGGCACTGGCTTTGGCGGCATCTCGGTCGGTGGCATCGTAAAGAACCGGATGCATTTCGGTACGCTTCTCACCGGTGTCGATCACCTGCGCCATACCCATGATCTGGAGAAAAATGCGTTCTCGCGTGGCTGTCCCGAGCATGGTGCCGAACTGGCGGATGATCTGGAGCGCCTGGTTGCACTGCATGACGCATCGACCATTGCAGCGGTGATCGTTGAGCCGATGGCCGGATCCACTGGTGTGCTTCTGCCCCCAAAAGGCTATCTGAAGCGGCTACGCGAAATCTGTGACCGCCACGGCATCCTGTTGATCTTTGACGAGGTCATTACCGCATTTGGCCGTCTGGGTGCCGCAACCGCAGCCGAGTATTTCGATGTGAAGCCGGACATCATCACAACAGCAAAAGGTCTGACCAACGGTGTCATCCCAATGGGGGCTGTCATCGTCTCTGACGAGATCTATAGCTCTGCCATGGACAACGCCGACGCGCCGATCGAATTGTTCCACGGCTATACCTATTCCGCCAATCCTGTGTCCTGTGCGGCAGCGCTGGCGACACTGGAAAGCTATGAACAAAATGACCTGTTCCGCCGTGCGGCGTTGCTGTCGGGCCCGTGGGAAGAGCAGCTTCACAACCTCAAAGATCTGCCCAATGTCATCGACATTCGCAATCTTGGCCTTGTTGGCGCGATCGAGCTGGCCCCGCGTGACGGCGCACCGGGTGCCCGTGGCTATGATGCGATGAAACGGGCCTGGGATGCCGGAATCATGATCCGCGTCACCGGCGACATCATTGCTTTGTCGCCACCGCTGATCATCTCAGAACCTGAGATAACAAAGCTTTGTCAAACGCTTGGAGAGGTATTGGCTGACTTGCCATAA
- a CDS encoding alpha/beta hydrolase, with protein MPRKNINQEFAKISLEAEALAAHATATTGRDFRQPISEIRAMSRDASAQATNDVIEATGVSLSERMIEGTSCLVIDPPVPRGNREIVYLFGGGFSLGSPFEDLPISAKLAEKTGARIISPHYPLAPEHPFPAALNVCEDVISALLGENPEACLCGESAGGNLALASVHRLRARGQRLPRALALMSPWVDIKNLGDSGVAQRDPFLRASEIEVFRSFYIPDNADLTSPDLSPIYGSFDDQFPPVFVTSGTRDYLLSGCVRLDRLMRESGATCNLRVWEGMWHVFEFYPSIPEAEASITEVAEFLVGKF; from the coding sequence ATGCCAAGAAAAAACATAAACCAAGAGTTCGCTAAGATCAGTCTCGAGGCAGAAGCGCTCGCTGCTCATGCGACCGCGACCACCGGAAGAGATTTTAGGCAGCCAATCTCCGAAATTCGGGCGATGTCACGTGATGCCAGCGCTCAAGCCACAAATGATGTGATAGAAGCAACGGGAGTATCCTTGTCAGAACGAATGATCGAGGGCACGTCGTGTCTGGTCATCGATCCGCCGGTTCCACGGGGCAATCGTGAAATTGTCTATCTTTTCGGGGGCGGATTTTCTCTGGGTAGCCCTTTCGAGGACTTGCCGATTTCAGCCAAACTTGCCGAAAAAACCGGTGCGCGCATAATTTCCCCCCATTATCCACTCGCTCCTGAGCACCCATTTCCTGCAGCGCTAAATGTTTGTGAAGATGTCATATCTGCCCTCCTTGGTGAAAACCCTGAGGCATGCCTTTGCGGAGAATCCGCCGGCGGAAATCTGGCTCTCGCCTCTGTCCACCGATTAAGGGCACGTGGTCAACGCCTTCCACGCGCGCTGGCACTCATGTCGCCTTGGGTGGATATCAAGAATCTGGGGGATAGTGGGGTTGCACAACGCGACCCGTTTCTGCGTGCGTCCGAGATCGAAGTATTTCGCTCATTTTACATTCCAGATAACGCTGATCTGACCAGCCCCGATCTGTCGCCGATTTACGGATCTTTCGATGATCAGTTCCCTCCGGTCTTCGTCACCAGCGGAACGCGGGATTATCTGTTGAGTGGCTGTGTGCGTTTGGACCGGCTAATGAGAGAATCCGGAGCCACTTGCAACTTGAGAGTTTGGGAAGGCATGTGGCATGTGTTCGAGTTCTATCCAAGCATTCCTGAGGCCGAGGCATCAATAACGGAAGTTGCGGAATTTCTGGTCGGAAAGTTCTAA
- a CDS encoding ABC transporter ATP-binding protein — protein MTPIAINSLQYRWPGEAKPILDIDKFELSTGEKVMLRGPSGSGKSTLLSAIAGVIDVPSASVLVSGTDVGELSGSDRDRFRVDHMGIIFQVFNLLPWLSAIDNVLLPCRFSARRRENISAEPQKAASRLLGELGLTDTKTLNGPASALSIGQQQRVAAARALIGSPEIVLADEPTSALDEEAKDVFVELLLKECNQSGSSLLFVSHDRTLETHFDRTVELDALNGGAE, from the coding sequence ATGACACCCATTGCAATTAATTCATTACAGTATCGCTGGCCGGGCGAAGCGAAACCAATACTCGATATTGACAAGTTCGAACTGAGCACCGGCGAGAAAGTCATGTTACGTGGCCCTAGCGGGAGCGGAAAGTCGACTTTGCTTTCGGCGATTGCCGGGGTCATTGACGTTCCCAGCGCATCGGTTCTCGTTTCAGGCACGGATGTAGGGGAATTGTCCGGCAGTGATCGTGATCGTTTTCGTGTCGATCACATGGGAATAATCTTTCAGGTGTTCAATCTGCTGCCCTGGCTCAGTGCGATTGACAACGTTTTGCTGCCCTGTCGCTTTTCGGCCCGGCGGCGGGAAAACATATCGGCCGAACCCCAAAAAGCTGCGTCTCGGTTGTTGGGTGAATTGGGATTGACCGACACCAAAACGCTGAATGGCCCGGCCAGCGCGCTGAGCATTGGTCAACAGCAAAGGGTTGCGGCAGCCAGGGCTTTGATCGGATCACCGGAAATCGTTTTGGCTGATGAGCCAACATCAGCGCTGGACGAAGAGGCAAAGGATGTATTTGTCGAACTTCTGTTAAAGGAGTGTAATCAATCCGGATCAAGCCTGCTGTTTGTCAGTCACGATAGAACCCTTGAAACGCATTTCGACCGAACGGTGGAATTGGACGCGCTGAATGGTGGAGCAGAGTGA
- a CDS encoding cupin domain-containing protein, giving the protein MGDTSTSDLETARRLRLIRTSKGLSQRELAKRAGVGSGTISQIESGSTQPSVALLKKVLAGIDVNLGFFFSFELKKEDSFYFPHNSMRDLGSPGVSYLLVAGERRDRKLQMLIEEYEVGADSGRAALSHEGEECAVVIEGRLEVTVDGQSRVLSPGDAYYFASMLPHRFRNAGDTPCKVVSACTPSSF; this is encoded by the coding sequence ATGGGTGACACTTCGACTTCCGATCTAGAAACCGCACGACGCTTGCGGTTGATTCGGACATCAAAAGGCCTCAGCCAGCGTGAACTGGCCAAACGCGCCGGCGTCGGCAGCGGGACAATCTCACAGATCGAAAGCGGATCAACCCAACCTTCCGTCGCTTTGCTCAAAAAGGTGCTCGCGGGCATTGATGTCAATCTTGGGTTCTTTTTCAGCTTTGAACTCAAGAAAGAGGACAGTTTCTACTTTCCTCACAACAGCATGCGCGATCTCGGATCACCCGGTGTTTCCTATCTGCTGGTCGCAGGTGAGCGCCGAGACAGAAAATTACAGATGCTCATAGAGGAGTACGAAGTAGGTGCCGATTCTGGCCGAGCTGCGCTGTCTCACGAAGGAGAGGAATGTGCGGTTGTTATTGAGGGCCGTCTTGAAGTGACAGTAGATGGGCAGTCCAGGGTGCTGAGTCCCGGAGACGCATACTATTTCGCGAGCATGCTGCCGCACAGGTTTCGGAATGCCGGAGATACGCCTTGCAAAGTTGTTAGTGCTTGTACGCCGTCGTCTTTTTGA